Genomic segment of Fusobacterium sp. SYSU M8D902:
TAGTTATTAAATTTACAATGGATAAAAGTTGGAAATTTAAAGTTGCAATTTATTAAACTAACTACTTGCAAAACACATCATCAAAGCATATGAGTGTATTGGAATATATTTGCTTAAAATAGTACCAAAAGCAAAGAATGTTGTAGCTATTAGTAGACCTATTCCTAAGTCTGTATACTCTATTCTCTTTTGATCCTCATCTTGCTCTACTATCTCCTCTTGAGATTTTAAAAGTTTTCCCTCTCCACTCAAGCTTGGATATTTTTTACCTAACTTATCTAATAGTCCACCAAAAACTATTGCTAAAGCATTTCCCAATCCAACTGCTGGTACCATAACAGCTAATAACTCTGTTGGTGTCTGATTGAAAGAGGTACTGAAAATCTGAGCCAAAGGAATAGCTCCAGCTCCCATTCCTCCTCCCATAATAGGAATAGCTATAAAGAAAATAGATTTCAAGAATCCATATCCTGTTATAAATCCTACCAATCCTGTCAATAGAACTGATACAGCAACTCCACCCAATATTACAGGCAGATATCCCAATGCTGCTTTCATCAGTAGTTTTCTATCCATTCCTAGAATACTACCTACAATTAGAGCTGCAATATAAAAATCTAAAAAGCTCTCCTTTGTCATAAAGTTCTTCATAATAGCTAAAGATTTCTCTGGGATCACATTATAATATACCAAAAAAGCTGATAAGAATATAATAACAA
This window contains:
- a CDS encoding 2-hydroxycarboxylate transporter family protein — protein: MSTKFKLAGIEMKYFIPICLVVITCTAMGKLPTGMLGALPLMIVIGVIFDFIGNKTPIVKDYLGGGPIVIIFLSAFLVYYNVIPEKSLAIMKNFMTKESFLDFYIAALIVGSILGMDRKLLMKAALGYLPVILGGVAVSVLLTGLVGFITGYGFLKSIFFIAIPIMGGGMGAGAIPLAQIFSTSFNQTPTELLAVMVPAVGLGNALAIVFGGLLDKLGKKYPSLSGEGKLLKSQEEIVEQDEDQKRIEYTDLGIGLLIATTFFAFGTILSKYIPIHSYALMMCFASS